One part of the Methanobacterium spitsbergense genome encodes these proteins:
- a CDS encoding nitroreductase family protein — translation MDVNKAIEVRRSIRKYKKIDIEEDKLDKILESARIAPSAANRQQWKFVVVKDPNIRKKLVDACHGQVFVGEAPVVIAACSTESDQKMPCGQYAYTVDLSIALSFMILQATELELGTCWLGAFNEDNVKNILNIPDNIRVVGVITIGYPDEKPDPRPRKTMGEIVSNNGWM, via the coding sequence ATGGATGTAAATAAAGCTATAGAAGTTAGAAGAAGCATTAGAAAGTACAAAAAAATTGATATTGAAGAAGATAAGTTGGATAAAATTTTGGAATCAGCTAGAATTGCACCATCAGCAGCCAACCGTCAACAATGGAAATTTGTGGTTGTAAAAGATCCAAATATAAGAAAAAAACTTGTAGATGCATGTCATGGCCAGGTATTTGTTGGAGAAGCTCCTGTAGTAATAGCTGCATGTTCAACAGAATCTGATCAGAAAATGCCCTGCGGACAATATGCATATACAGTTGATCTTTCAATTGCCCTTTCATTTATGATACTACAGGCAACAGAACTTGAACTTGGAACCTGCTGGTTAGGTGCTTTCAACGAAGACAACGTGAAAAATATACTGAACATACCAGATAACATCAGAGTTGTTGGAGTGATAACCATAGGATATCCAGATGAGAAACCCGACCCAAGACCACGAAAAACAATGGGAGAAATAGTATCAAACAATGGATGGATGTAA